From Parasteatoda tepidariorum isolate YZ-2023 chromosome 1, CAS_Ptep_4.0, whole genome shotgun sequence, one genomic window encodes:
- the LOC107449171 gene encoding rap1 GTPase-activating protein 1 isoform X3, which produces MESCKTGSESSEEPTENDDIKNPNDLFELLERLSTSRLDDQRCALPTLLQSPGPQLKMKRENDLLEEILKKSGPYPLIVLPPGGGYWIDGIHHSHALDTQGRPILPKHEFLLKIERDETAQLFRKFFYGKEHFNFIALDDVCGPLVMSLKVDSTSSQEQLKVLIRTKDGLLYDVFHIDQATANSLNPVQISKVMCEDIITEKFTPILFPRAAEMLLAYDEHVLVKTFKFGIIYQKYGQTTEEELFGNRKHSPAMEEFLDLLGNRIKLKDFKGFRGGLDAVYGQTGEESVYTQFKDSEIMFHVSTLLPYTEGDSQQLQRKRHIGNDIVAIVFQDTNTPFLPSMIASHFLHSYIVVQAVDPLTPNVVYKVSVTARDGVPSFGPALPNPCVFRKDNEFREFLLTKLINAEIACYKAEKFSKLEKRTRISLLQSLYDEIRIKTQEFCGVVGDSGKTEINGNSNRFLDSVRKAITSRVRSHSVETNLANSVMNKRSSASTSNSSLSSIVAGEVAQNVPKVPKETLMKISSPTSVRTREFRNRSLDSLNSGGTPLWIRTNSSPGTPISSPDTPPPPHFKTRPSESDSSSVNSLEFEHLQNGTGDGPLEASFNSNSDTNSTSCPQCTENDAMTRHLEVLKQEINKLKSDKLDLLKHNLACQREIKKLKEKEVKLTTDLSLAKREMTYLHVQLAEMSTGDRYTTI; this is translated from the exons AGCCCTGGTCCACAGCTTAAAATGAAGAGAGAAAATGATCTTTTGGAGGAG ATATTGAAGAAATCGGGTCCTTATCCTTTAATAGTATTACCTCCTGGTGGTGGATATTGGATTGATGGTATTCACCACAGTCATGCATTAGACACTCAAGGAAGACCCATTCTACCAAAGCATGAGTTTCTTCTGAAAATTGAAAGGGATGAAACTGCtcaattattcagaaaattcttttatggAAAG gagcattttaatttcattgcacTGGATGATGTGTGCGGTCCACTGGTCATGTCGCTTAAGGTAGATAGTACCTCTAGTCAAGAACAACTTAAAGTTCTaatcag aacCAAAGATGGACTTTTATATGATGTATTCCATATTGACCAAGCTACCGCTAATTCACTCAATCCTGTACAAATATCAAAG gttaTGTGTGAAGATAtcataacagaaaaatttacgCCAATACTATTTCCTCGG GCTGCTGAAATGTTATTGGCGTATGATGAACATGTCCTAgtcaaaactttcaaatttggtattatttatcaaaaatatggtCAA ACAACCGAAGAAGAATTGTTTGGCAATCGAAAACATAGTCCAGCAATGGAAGAGTTTCTTGATTTGTTGGGAAATAGAATAAAGTTAAAGGATTTTAAAGG ATTTCGTGGTGGCCTGGATGCCGTGTATGGTCAGACTGGTGAAGAATCTGTTTACACACAATTCAAAGATTCTGAAATCATGTTTCATGTTTCCACCTTGTTACCTTACACAGAAGGAGATTCACAACAG cTCCAAAGAAAGCGTCATATAGGCAATGATATTGTTGCAATAGTTTTCCAAGATACAAATACACCATTTCTACCCTCCATGATTGCGTCTCATTTCTTACACTCATACATAGTTGTACAAGCTGTTGATCCCTTAACTCCAAATGTTGT ATACAAAGTTTCAGTCACTGCTCGAGATGGTGTCCCATCTTTTGGCCCAGCTTTGCCTAATCCTTGTGTCTTTAGAAAGGACAATGAATTCAGAGAATTCCTTCTTACAAAGCTTATCAATGCTGAAATAGCATGCTATAAAgcagaaaagttttcaaaattagaa AAGCGCACTCGAATCTCTCTTCTCCAATCTCTTTACGATGAAATAAGGATTAAGACACAAGAGTTTTGTGGTGTTGTTGGTGACAGTGGGAAGACAGAAATTAATGGCAATAGCAATCGCTTTTTGGACTCTGTGAGAAAAGCTATCACTAGTCGTGTGCGGAGTCATTCCGTTGAAACAAACTTAGCTAATTCTGTGATGAATAAGCGATCATCTGCCAGCACATCTAACAGCAGTTTGTCTTCCATTGTGGCTGGGGAAGTAGCACAAAAT gTTCCTAAAGTACCaaaagaaactttaatgaaaatttcatctCCAACATCAGTTAGAAC aaGAGAATTTCGCAACCGAAGTTTAGATTCTCTGAATTCTGGGGGTACTCCCTTATGGATAAGGACAAACAGTAGCCCAGGAACACCGATTTCGAGTCCTGACACCCCACCTCCCCCTCACTTCAAAACAAGACCATCTGAATCGGATTCTTCGAGTGTCAATAGCTTAGAATTTGAACATCTTCAAAATGGCACTGGAGATGGACCATTAGAAGCATCATTTAATTCTAACAGTGATACAAATTCCACATCATGTCCTCAGTGCACAGAGAATGAtg ccATGACAAGACACCTGGAAGTTTTAAAACAAGAGATCAATAAactaaaaagtgataaattagaCTTGTTAAAGCACAATTTG GCTTGtcaaagggaaataaaaaagctCAAAGAAAAGGAAGTGAAACTGACCACAGATTTATCTCTTGCAAAGCGAGAAATGACTTATCTTCACGTTCAGCTGGCAGAGATGAGTACTGGTGATCGGTACACAACCATTTAG
- the LOC107449171 gene encoding rap1 GTPase-activating protein 1 isoform X1: protein MFYEEVELIKVKIVMESCKTGSESSEEPTENDDIKNPNDLFELLERLSTSRLDDQRCALPTLLQSPGPQLKMKRENDLLEEILKKSGPYPLIVLPPGGGYWIDGIHHSHALDTQGRPILPKHEFLLKIERDETAQLFRKFFYGKEHFNFIALDDVCGPLVMSLKVDSTSSQEQLKVLIRTKDGLLYDVFHIDQATANSLNPVQISKVMCEDIITEKFTPILFPRAAEMLLAYDEHVLVKTFKFGIIYQKYGQTTEEELFGNRKHSPAMEEFLDLLGNRIKLKDFKGFRGGLDAVYGQTGEESVYTQFKDSEIMFHVSTLLPYTEGDSQQLQRKRHIGNDIVAIVFQDTNTPFLPSMIASHFLHSYIVVQAVDPLTPNVVYKVSVTARDGVPSFGPALPNPCVFRKDNEFREFLLTKLINAEIACYKAEKFSKLEKRTRISLLQSLYDEIRIKTQEFCGVVGDSGKTEINGNSNRFLDSVRKAITSRVRSHSVETNLANSVMNKRSSASTSNSSLSSIVAGEVAQNVPKVPKETLMKISSPTSVRTREFRNRSLDSLNSGGTPLWIRTNSSPGTPISSPDTPPPPHFKTRPSESDSSSVNSLEFEHLQNGTGDGPLEASFNSNSDTNSTSCPQCTENDAMTRHLEVLKQEINKLKSDKLDLLKHNLACQREIKKLKEKEVKLTTDLSLAKREMTYLHVQLAEMSTGDRYTTI from the exons AGCCCTGGTCCACAGCTTAAAATGAAGAGAGAAAATGATCTTTTGGAGGAG ATATTGAAGAAATCGGGTCCTTATCCTTTAATAGTATTACCTCCTGGTGGTGGATATTGGATTGATGGTATTCACCACAGTCATGCATTAGACACTCAAGGAAGACCCATTCTACCAAAGCATGAGTTTCTTCTGAAAATTGAAAGGGATGAAACTGCtcaattattcagaaaattcttttatggAAAG gagcattttaatttcattgcacTGGATGATGTGTGCGGTCCACTGGTCATGTCGCTTAAGGTAGATAGTACCTCTAGTCAAGAACAACTTAAAGTTCTaatcag aacCAAAGATGGACTTTTATATGATGTATTCCATATTGACCAAGCTACCGCTAATTCACTCAATCCTGTACAAATATCAAAG gttaTGTGTGAAGATAtcataacagaaaaatttacgCCAATACTATTTCCTCGG GCTGCTGAAATGTTATTGGCGTATGATGAACATGTCCTAgtcaaaactttcaaatttggtattatttatcaaaaatatggtCAA ACAACCGAAGAAGAATTGTTTGGCAATCGAAAACATAGTCCAGCAATGGAAGAGTTTCTTGATTTGTTGGGAAATAGAATAAAGTTAAAGGATTTTAAAGG ATTTCGTGGTGGCCTGGATGCCGTGTATGGTCAGACTGGTGAAGAATCTGTTTACACACAATTCAAAGATTCTGAAATCATGTTTCATGTTTCCACCTTGTTACCTTACACAGAAGGAGATTCACAACAG cTCCAAAGAAAGCGTCATATAGGCAATGATATTGTTGCAATAGTTTTCCAAGATACAAATACACCATTTCTACCCTCCATGATTGCGTCTCATTTCTTACACTCATACATAGTTGTACAAGCTGTTGATCCCTTAACTCCAAATGTTGT ATACAAAGTTTCAGTCACTGCTCGAGATGGTGTCCCATCTTTTGGCCCAGCTTTGCCTAATCCTTGTGTCTTTAGAAAGGACAATGAATTCAGAGAATTCCTTCTTACAAAGCTTATCAATGCTGAAATAGCATGCTATAAAgcagaaaagttttcaaaattagaa AAGCGCACTCGAATCTCTCTTCTCCAATCTCTTTACGATGAAATAAGGATTAAGACACAAGAGTTTTGTGGTGTTGTTGGTGACAGTGGGAAGACAGAAATTAATGGCAATAGCAATCGCTTTTTGGACTCTGTGAGAAAAGCTATCACTAGTCGTGTGCGGAGTCATTCCGTTGAAACAAACTTAGCTAATTCTGTGATGAATAAGCGATCATCTGCCAGCACATCTAACAGCAGTTTGTCTTCCATTGTGGCTGGGGAAGTAGCACAAAAT gTTCCTAAAGTACCaaaagaaactttaatgaaaatttcatctCCAACATCAGTTAGAAC aaGAGAATTTCGCAACCGAAGTTTAGATTCTCTGAATTCTGGGGGTACTCCCTTATGGATAAGGACAAACAGTAGCCCAGGAACACCGATTTCGAGTCCTGACACCCCACCTCCCCCTCACTTCAAAACAAGACCATCTGAATCGGATTCTTCGAGTGTCAATAGCTTAGAATTTGAACATCTTCAAAATGGCACTGGAGATGGACCATTAGAAGCATCATTTAATTCTAACAGTGATACAAATTCCACATCATGTCCTCAGTGCACAGAGAATGAtg ccATGACAAGACACCTGGAAGTTTTAAAACAAGAGATCAATAAactaaaaagtgataaattagaCTTGTTAAAGCACAATTTG GCTTGtcaaagggaaataaaaaagctCAAAGAAAAGGAAGTGAAACTGACCACAGATTTATCTCTTGCAAAGCGAGAAATGACTTATCTTCACGTTCAGCTGGCAGAGATGAGTACTGGTGATCGGTACACAACCATTTAG
- the LOC107449171 gene encoding rap1 GTPase-activating protein 1 isoform X2, giving the protein MVKIVMESCKTGSESSEEPTENDDIKNPNDLFELLERLSTSRLDDQRCALPTLLQSPGPQLKMKRENDLLEEILKKSGPYPLIVLPPGGGYWIDGIHHSHALDTQGRPILPKHEFLLKIERDETAQLFRKFFYGKEHFNFIALDDVCGPLVMSLKVDSTSSQEQLKVLIRTKDGLLYDVFHIDQATANSLNPVQISKVMCEDIITEKFTPILFPRAAEMLLAYDEHVLVKTFKFGIIYQKYGQTTEEELFGNRKHSPAMEEFLDLLGNRIKLKDFKGFRGGLDAVYGQTGEESVYTQFKDSEIMFHVSTLLPYTEGDSQQLQRKRHIGNDIVAIVFQDTNTPFLPSMIASHFLHSYIVVQAVDPLTPNVVYKVSVTARDGVPSFGPALPNPCVFRKDNEFREFLLTKLINAEIACYKAEKFSKLEKRTRISLLQSLYDEIRIKTQEFCGVVGDSGKTEINGNSNRFLDSVRKAITSRVRSHSVETNLANSVMNKRSSASTSNSSLSSIVAGEVAQNVPKVPKETLMKISSPTSVRTREFRNRSLDSLNSGGTPLWIRTNSSPGTPISSPDTPPPPHFKTRPSESDSSSVNSLEFEHLQNGTGDGPLEASFNSNSDTNSTSCPQCTENDAMTRHLEVLKQEINKLKSDKLDLLKHNLACQREIKKLKEKEVKLTTDLSLAKREMTYLHVQLAEMSTGDRYTTI; this is encoded by the exons AGCCCTGGTCCACAGCTTAAAATGAAGAGAGAAAATGATCTTTTGGAGGAG ATATTGAAGAAATCGGGTCCTTATCCTTTAATAGTATTACCTCCTGGTGGTGGATATTGGATTGATGGTATTCACCACAGTCATGCATTAGACACTCAAGGAAGACCCATTCTACCAAAGCATGAGTTTCTTCTGAAAATTGAAAGGGATGAAACTGCtcaattattcagaaaattcttttatggAAAG gagcattttaatttcattgcacTGGATGATGTGTGCGGTCCACTGGTCATGTCGCTTAAGGTAGATAGTACCTCTAGTCAAGAACAACTTAAAGTTCTaatcag aacCAAAGATGGACTTTTATATGATGTATTCCATATTGACCAAGCTACCGCTAATTCACTCAATCCTGTACAAATATCAAAG gttaTGTGTGAAGATAtcataacagaaaaatttacgCCAATACTATTTCCTCGG GCTGCTGAAATGTTATTGGCGTATGATGAACATGTCCTAgtcaaaactttcaaatttggtattatttatcaaaaatatggtCAA ACAACCGAAGAAGAATTGTTTGGCAATCGAAAACATAGTCCAGCAATGGAAGAGTTTCTTGATTTGTTGGGAAATAGAATAAAGTTAAAGGATTTTAAAGG ATTTCGTGGTGGCCTGGATGCCGTGTATGGTCAGACTGGTGAAGAATCTGTTTACACACAATTCAAAGATTCTGAAATCATGTTTCATGTTTCCACCTTGTTACCTTACACAGAAGGAGATTCACAACAG cTCCAAAGAAAGCGTCATATAGGCAATGATATTGTTGCAATAGTTTTCCAAGATACAAATACACCATTTCTACCCTCCATGATTGCGTCTCATTTCTTACACTCATACATAGTTGTACAAGCTGTTGATCCCTTAACTCCAAATGTTGT ATACAAAGTTTCAGTCACTGCTCGAGATGGTGTCCCATCTTTTGGCCCAGCTTTGCCTAATCCTTGTGTCTTTAGAAAGGACAATGAATTCAGAGAATTCCTTCTTACAAAGCTTATCAATGCTGAAATAGCATGCTATAAAgcagaaaagttttcaaaattagaa AAGCGCACTCGAATCTCTCTTCTCCAATCTCTTTACGATGAAATAAGGATTAAGACACAAGAGTTTTGTGGTGTTGTTGGTGACAGTGGGAAGACAGAAATTAATGGCAATAGCAATCGCTTTTTGGACTCTGTGAGAAAAGCTATCACTAGTCGTGTGCGGAGTCATTCCGTTGAAACAAACTTAGCTAATTCTGTGATGAATAAGCGATCATCTGCCAGCACATCTAACAGCAGTTTGTCTTCCATTGTGGCTGGGGAAGTAGCACAAAAT gTTCCTAAAGTACCaaaagaaactttaatgaaaatttcatctCCAACATCAGTTAGAAC aaGAGAATTTCGCAACCGAAGTTTAGATTCTCTGAATTCTGGGGGTACTCCCTTATGGATAAGGACAAACAGTAGCCCAGGAACACCGATTTCGAGTCCTGACACCCCACCTCCCCCTCACTTCAAAACAAGACCATCTGAATCGGATTCTTCGAGTGTCAATAGCTTAGAATTTGAACATCTTCAAAATGGCACTGGAGATGGACCATTAGAAGCATCATTTAATTCTAACAGTGATACAAATTCCACATCATGTCCTCAGTGCACAGAGAATGAtg ccATGACAAGACACCTGGAAGTTTTAAAACAAGAGATCAATAAactaaaaagtgataaattagaCTTGTTAAAGCACAATTTG GCTTGtcaaagggaaataaaaaagctCAAAGAAAAGGAAGTGAAACTGACCACAGATTTATCTCTTGCAAAGCGAGAAATGACTTATCTTCACGTTCAGCTGGCAGAGATGAGTACTGGTGATCGGTACACAACCATTTAG
- the LOC107449171 gene encoding rap1 GTPase-activating protein 1 isoform X4 produces the protein MSPGPQLKMKRENDLLEEILKKSGPYPLIVLPPGGGYWIDGIHHSHALDTQGRPILPKHEFLLKIERDETAQLFRKFFYGKEHFNFIALDDVCGPLVMSLKVDSTSSQEQLKVLIRTKDGLLYDVFHIDQATANSLNPVQISKVMCEDIITEKFTPILFPRAAEMLLAYDEHVLVKTFKFGIIYQKYGQTTEEELFGNRKHSPAMEEFLDLLGNRIKLKDFKGFRGGLDAVYGQTGEESVYTQFKDSEIMFHVSTLLPYTEGDSQQLQRKRHIGNDIVAIVFQDTNTPFLPSMIASHFLHSYIVVQAVDPLTPNVVYKVSVTARDGVPSFGPALPNPCVFRKDNEFREFLLTKLINAEIACYKAEKFSKLEKRTRISLLQSLYDEIRIKTQEFCGVVGDSGKTEINGNSNRFLDSVRKAITSRVRSHSVETNLANSVMNKRSSASTSNSSLSSIVAGEVAQNVPKVPKETLMKISSPTSVRTREFRNRSLDSLNSGGTPLWIRTNSSPGTPISSPDTPPPPHFKTRPSESDSSSVNSLEFEHLQNGTGDGPLEASFNSNSDTNSTSCPQCTENDAMTRHLEVLKQEINKLKSDKLDLLKHNLACQREIKKLKEKEVKLTTDLSLAKREMTYLHVQLAEMSTGDRYTTI, from the exons ATG AGCCCTGGTCCACAGCTTAAAATGAAGAGAGAAAATGATCTTTTGGAGGAG ATATTGAAGAAATCGGGTCCTTATCCTTTAATAGTATTACCTCCTGGTGGTGGATATTGGATTGATGGTATTCACCACAGTCATGCATTAGACACTCAAGGAAGACCCATTCTACCAAAGCATGAGTTTCTTCTGAAAATTGAAAGGGATGAAACTGCtcaattattcagaaaattcttttatggAAAG gagcattttaatttcattgcacTGGATGATGTGTGCGGTCCACTGGTCATGTCGCTTAAGGTAGATAGTACCTCTAGTCAAGAACAACTTAAAGTTCTaatcag aacCAAAGATGGACTTTTATATGATGTATTCCATATTGACCAAGCTACCGCTAATTCACTCAATCCTGTACAAATATCAAAG gttaTGTGTGAAGATAtcataacagaaaaatttacgCCAATACTATTTCCTCGG GCTGCTGAAATGTTATTGGCGTATGATGAACATGTCCTAgtcaaaactttcaaatttggtattatttatcaaaaatatggtCAA ACAACCGAAGAAGAATTGTTTGGCAATCGAAAACATAGTCCAGCAATGGAAGAGTTTCTTGATTTGTTGGGAAATAGAATAAAGTTAAAGGATTTTAAAGG ATTTCGTGGTGGCCTGGATGCCGTGTATGGTCAGACTGGTGAAGAATCTGTTTACACACAATTCAAAGATTCTGAAATCATGTTTCATGTTTCCACCTTGTTACCTTACACAGAAGGAGATTCACAACAG cTCCAAAGAAAGCGTCATATAGGCAATGATATTGTTGCAATAGTTTTCCAAGATACAAATACACCATTTCTACCCTCCATGATTGCGTCTCATTTCTTACACTCATACATAGTTGTACAAGCTGTTGATCCCTTAACTCCAAATGTTGT ATACAAAGTTTCAGTCACTGCTCGAGATGGTGTCCCATCTTTTGGCCCAGCTTTGCCTAATCCTTGTGTCTTTAGAAAGGACAATGAATTCAGAGAATTCCTTCTTACAAAGCTTATCAATGCTGAAATAGCATGCTATAAAgcagaaaagttttcaaaattagaa AAGCGCACTCGAATCTCTCTTCTCCAATCTCTTTACGATGAAATAAGGATTAAGACACAAGAGTTTTGTGGTGTTGTTGGTGACAGTGGGAAGACAGAAATTAATGGCAATAGCAATCGCTTTTTGGACTCTGTGAGAAAAGCTATCACTAGTCGTGTGCGGAGTCATTCCGTTGAAACAAACTTAGCTAATTCTGTGATGAATAAGCGATCATCTGCCAGCACATCTAACAGCAGTTTGTCTTCCATTGTGGCTGGGGAAGTAGCACAAAAT gTTCCTAAAGTACCaaaagaaactttaatgaaaatttcatctCCAACATCAGTTAGAAC aaGAGAATTTCGCAACCGAAGTTTAGATTCTCTGAATTCTGGGGGTACTCCCTTATGGATAAGGACAAACAGTAGCCCAGGAACACCGATTTCGAGTCCTGACACCCCACCTCCCCCTCACTTCAAAACAAGACCATCTGAATCGGATTCTTCGAGTGTCAATAGCTTAGAATTTGAACATCTTCAAAATGGCACTGGAGATGGACCATTAGAAGCATCATTTAATTCTAACAGTGATACAAATTCCACATCATGTCCTCAGTGCACAGAGAATGAtg ccATGACAAGACACCTGGAAGTTTTAAAACAAGAGATCAATAAactaaaaagtgataaattagaCTTGTTAAAGCACAATTTG GCTTGtcaaagggaaataaaaaagctCAAAGAAAAGGAAGTGAAACTGACCACAGATTTATCTCTTGCAAAGCGAGAAATGACTTATCTTCACGTTCAGCTGGCAGAGATGAGTACTGGTGATCGGTACACAACCATTTAG